The following nucleotide sequence is from Micromonospora sp. WMMD1120.
CGCAAGTCCGCCCACCAGGCCAACGGGCGGTGCGTGGGCTACCCGATGCCCGGCTCGGCGAAGGTGCGCGTGGTGAGCCGCAACGGCCAGCCGCCGTCCGAGGCCAACCCCGGCTACATCGAGGTCGGTTGGGCCGGGCTGGCCAAGACCTACCTCGGCGAGCAGGACCGCTACGACGCCAACCGTTTCGGCGACTGGTGGCGCACCGGCGACGTCGGTTACCGCACCAGGCTGGGCTGCCTGCACATGCTCGACCGGGAGATCGACATGATCCCCGGCCTGCGCAGCATCCTGGAGGTGGAGGACCTGGTGCTGGGCCGGCTCGACGAACTCAGCGAACTCGCCGTGGTGCCCGGCCCGAACAGGACGGCGGTGCCCGTCCTGTGCACCCACGACGACCAGCCGGTGGACCCGGAGCGCTGGCGGGCGGCCGTCGCCGACCTCCCGCAGCTCGCCGAGCCCGTCCAGATCCGCCAGGCCGACCTGCCGCGGACCGGCACCTTGAAGGTGCAACGCACCGAGCTGTCCCGCCGGCTGGTGCAGGCGGCCGGCTGAGGCACCACGTACGGCACCTCACACGCGACCAGAACCCACAGGGAGGAAAGTTGACCGCGAACGCTGAGTTCGACGCGGCACGCGCCAGGCTTGTCGCGCACCCCCTCTACCGACAGATCACCACCGAGGACCGGCTGCGTGTCTTCATGAAGCACCACGTCTTCGCGGTCTGGGACTTCTTCACGCTGCTCAAGCGCCTGCAGACCGAGGTCACCACCGTCACGCTGCCGTGGCAGCCGCGCGGGCACGCCGACCACGGCAGGTTCATCATGGAGATCGTCCTCGCCGAGGAGACCGACGAGGACATCGGTGGGGGCTACATCAGTCACTTCGAGCTGTACCGCCGGGCCATGGTCGAGCTGGGCGCCGACACCGAACCGATCGACGTGTTCCTCGCCGCCCTCGACAACGGCGTCGGGCCGATGGCGGCGCTCAAGGACGAGCGCATTCCGCCCAGCGTCCGCGACTTCGTCAGCCACACCCTCGACGTGGCCCTCACCGGCGCCCCGCACGAGGTGGCGTCCTCGTTCTGCCACGGTCGGGAGAACCTGCTCCCGGACGTGTTCTCCGAGGTCCGCGCCAACGTGGACGAGGTGTTGGCGAACGCCCCGGTGTTCCGGCACTACCTGGACCGGCACATCGCCCTGGACCACGACGAGCACGGGCCGCTCGCGCTGCGCCTGCTCGCGGCCCTGTGCGACGGGGACCCGCACCGCGAGGAGGAGGCGGCCGTGGTGAGCATCGGGGCGATCAACGCCCGCATCGGACTGTGGGACGGCGTGCTCGCGGAGTTCGACGCCGCCTAGGCGGTCGCGCACACGAACGTGGTCGGTGGTCGTGGCCGTCGCTGGCGTCTCTGGCCAGCGACCGGTCCACCCAGCGTCTCCGGACCTTGCGGTATCACAGACAAAAGGGGACTCCATACATGGCAACGTTGTGCAAACCCTCGGTGAGGGTGCCGGAATATGTCGTCACGATGGAAGAGACGCTGGCATTCGCCGAACGGATCCACGCCGGGAAGCCGCAGCTTCCGCTGGCGCTGCGTCTGATCCAGAACACCGGCGTGCTGAAGCGTCACATCGTCCAACCGATCGATCAGACGTTGCACCACCCCGGCCTCGCGGAACGCAACCGCATCTACGAGATCGAGTCGAAGAAGCGCTGCCCGGAGGTCATCGAGGAGGCGCTGGCGAACGCGGGCGTGTCGGTGACCGACATCGATCTCATCGTCTACGTGTCCTGCACCGGCTTCCTCATGCCGTCGCTGACCGCATGGCTCATCAACGAGATGGGATTCCGGTCCGACACCCGGCAGATGCCCATCGCGCAGCTCGGCTGCGCGGCCGGAGGCGCGGCGATCAACCGGGCCCACGACTTCTGCACCGCCTACCCGGACCGCAACGTCCTCATCGTGTCGTGCGAGTTCTGCTCGCTGTGCTACCAACCGGTCGACGACAACATCGGGGCGTTGCTCTCCGACGGGCTGTTCGGCGACGCGGTCGCGGCGGCCGTGGTCCGGGGCATCGGCGGAACCGGCATAGCGCTGGAGCGCAACGCCTCCTACCTGATCCCGAACACCCAGGAGTGGATCTCGTACGCCGTGCGGGCCACCGGCTTCCACTTCCAGCTGGACCGCCGGGTCCCCGGCACCATGGAGCCGCTGGCCCCGGTGATGCGTGACCTGGCCGCCGAGCATGGGTGGGACATCGGGCACCTCGACTTCTACATCGTCCACGCGGGCGGCCCGCGCATCCTGGACGACCTGGCCAAGTTCCTCGACGTGGACCGGAGCATGTTCCGGCACAGCTGGGCGACCCTGACCGAACACGGCAACATCGCCAGCGCCGTCGTACTCGACGCGGCGCGGCGACTCTTCGAGGAGCAGGCGCTGACGCCCGGGGCGACCGGTGTGGTCGCGGGCTTCGGCCCCGGGATCACCGCCGAGATGGCGATGGGCACCTGGGCCGTCGACCCGCTCGCCGCCATCGACCTGGCCGCGCTCGCCGGGCAGCGTGACCTCACGCCGGTCACCCCGGTGGCAGCGCGATGACCGGCCTGGTGGTCCCACCCGGTCAGGGCCGGAAGCTGACGACGAAGGCGCAGGAGGTCACCTTCAAGGTCACCGCCGCCGACGGCTCGGTGGCATCGATCTTCGAGGTGGTGGTGCCGCCCGGCTTCGACGTCGGGGCGCACACCCACGGGCGCTCACAGGAGTTCTTCTACGTGCTCGAGGGCACCCTCGACCTGTTCGCGTTCGAGCCGACCGAGCGTGCGGGGGAGAGCTGGCACGACTGGGAGTCGCCCGACGGCACGCAGGTGGTCCGGGCGGGCGCCGGCAGCTGCATGTTCGTCCCACCCGGTTGCCCGCACGCGTTCCGCAACCCGAGCGACCGGCCGGCGCGCATGCTGTTCCAGAGTTCGCCGGCGCCCGACCACGAGCGCTACTTCGAGGAGATCTGCGAGATCTTCGCCGCCGGCGGGACTGTCGACCCGGACGCCGTGCAACGGCTCCGGGACCGCTACGACGTCCGCCAGATCACCCCACTCCGCTACGGACCACCCGTACCCGCCGAGCCCATCGGCGTATCGCGCGGCGGGAGCTGACGACGATGACACCTATTCCCCTGGTCCACGCCAGCCTCGGTGAGCGGGAACTCGCCGCGGTCGCGCAGGTGTTCGCCTCGGGCTGGCCCGCCGGTCAGGGCCCCCGGGGCAAGGCGCTGGAGGCCGACCTCGTGGCGCGCTACGGCGTCGGCGGCGCGGTCGCCGTCAGCAACTGCGGCGCGGCGCTGCACCTGGCCCTGCTCGCCCTCCGGGTACAACCCGGCGACGAGGTGATCGTCGCCGACTACACGTTCCCCGCGCCGGCGCACGCCGTGCGGTACGTCGGCGCCCAGCCGGTCTTCGCCGACGTACGGGCCGACACCGGAACGATCGATCCGCAGGCCGTGGCGGACCTTGTCGGTCCCCGCACGGTCGGTGTGATCGCTGTCGACACGGTCGGCCTGCCCGCCGACTACGCCGAGCTGACCGCGCTCACCGAACGGCACGGCCTGTTCCTCGTCGAGGATGCGGCCTGCGCCGTCGGCGCCACCTACCGCGGGCGGGAGGCGGGGGCGCTGGCCCCGGTCGCGTGCCTGTCCTTCCACGGGCGCAAGGGTGCCACCAGCGGTGAGGGAGGGGCGTTGCTCGCCACCGATCCGCTGCTCGCGGCGGACGCCCGGCTGCGCTCCTCCTTCGGCATCGGCAGCATCTTCGACCAGGCGCAGATCGTCGGTCTGCCGATCCCGGAGTTCACCGAGATCGGCTACAACTACAAGCTGTCCGACATCGCCGCCGCGATCCTCCAGGTGCAGTTGAGCCGGGTCGACGAGCTGCTGGCACGCCGGGTCGCCGTCGCCGCGCGGTACGCGGAGCTGCTCGCCGACGAGCCGCTGCTCACACTCCCGCACGTGCCGGACGACCGCACCCACGCCTGGCAGACCTTCATGGTCACGTTGGATTCGACGGTGGACCGGGCCGCGGTCGCCACCGCGCTGCGCGCCCAGGGGATCGGCAGCGGACACGGCACCTGGGCGACCCACCTGCAACCGGTGTTCGAGACCAAGCAGAGCTGCCCGGTGTCCGCGGACCTCTTCGCCCGCAACCTCGCCATCCCGATGCACGCCGAGCTTGAGCTGGACCAGGTCGAACGGGTGGCCACCGCGTTGCGGTCCGCGTTGCGGGCTAACGCCCGTCCACTGGCGAGCCGGGGAGGAGCCGCATGAACGCCGACGAGCCGACACCCGACCGGATCCTGCAACTCATCTTCGGCTACTGGGCCACCGGCGTCCTCGGCACGGCCGCGAGCCATTCCCTGTTCACCCATCTCGACGCCGGGGTGGGGACCGTCGAGCCGCTGGCCGCCCGCGCCGGGATCTCGGTGCGCGGCGCGCAGGCGCTCCTCGACGGCCTGGTGAGCCTCGGGCTGGTCGAGGTGCGCGACGGCGTCTACCGCAACAGCGCCGAGGCGGCGGCCTTCCTGGTCGAGGGCAGACCGACCTGCCTGAGCGCGTTCGCGGCGCTCAAGCTCGGCCACCTGGGCAGTCTCGCCGGGCTGCCCGACGCGGTCCGGGACGGCGGGCCGGCGAACGTCGCGACCGTCGAGGTCGTCGACAACCCACACTGGGAGAACCTGGTCCAGGCCATCGCCGCGCAGTCGGTGCCGGTGGCGACGATCGCCGCGGACATCCTGCGCCTGGCCGACGCCGGCGAGGTCTCGATCCTGGACGTCGGCGGCGGCTCGGGCGTCTACTCCGCCATCTGGCTCGGCCTCAACCCCCGGGCCCGCTGCACCCAGCTCGACTGGGCGCCGATCAACTCGATCGCCCGCCGCCTGCTGGCCGAGCGTGGCGTCGGCGACCGGTTCGCCAGCATCGACGGTGACCTGCACACGGCGGACTTCGGCACCGCCGCCTACGACGTCGCCGTGTACTCCCACATCGCGCACCAGGAGGGGCCGGAGGACAACATGGCGGTCTTCGCCAAGCTCCGGGCCGCCCTGAAACCCGGCGGCACGCTCGTGGTGAACGACTACGTGGTCGACGACGACCGCAGCGGTCCTCCGTTCGCGCTGATCTTCGCCAGCGAGATGCTGCTGAAGAGCAGGCAGGGCGGAACCTGGCGACGGGCCGAGTACCAGAGCTGGCTCACCAAGGCCGGCTTCGACGACGTCACGTTCCATCCCACCCCGTCGCCCGCCACGCTGGTCATCGCCCGCTGACGGACACCACCCCGATCGTGCCCGGGTGATCGGCACGGACAGCGCAGGCCGTAGCCGGCTGCCCCGTGGCGGGCAGCCGGCTCGCTTGGCGTGCCCGCCGGGCGCGGTCGCGGCGCGTCGACCGCCCCGACCCCGCCAAGCCGACGTCAAGTCGCGCATAAGTGCCGGCCATGTGCGGTGCCCGAGGGTGGGGGCATGGAGCGCCAGATTGCGGACAAGGTCGAGTCGGACGAACCGGTGGAGAGCCTCTACGC
It contains:
- a CDS encoding DUF3050 domain-containing protein, translating into MTANAEFDAARARLVAHPLYRQITTEDRLRVFMKHHVFAVWDFFTLLKRLQTEVTTVTLPWQPRGHADHGRFIMEIVLAEETDEDIGGGYISHFELYRRAMVELGADTEPIDVFLAALDNGVGPMAALKDERIPPSVRDFVSHTLDVALTGAPHEVASSFCHGRENLLPDVFSEVRANVDEVLANAPVFRHYLDRHIALDHDEHGPLALRLLAALCDGDPHREEEAAVVSIGAINARIGLWDGVLAEFDAA
- a CDS encoding DegT/DnrJ/EryC1/StrS family aminotransferase, encoding MTPIPLVHASLGERELAAVAQVFASGWPAGQGPRGKALEADLVARYGVGGAVAVSNCGAALHLALLALRVQPGDEVIVADYTFPAPAHAVRYVGAQPVFADVRADTGTIDPQAVADLVGPRTVGVIAVDTVGLPADYAELTALTERHGLFLVEDAACAVGATYRGREAGALAPVACLSFHGRKGATSGEGGALLATDPLLAADARLRSSFGIGSIFDQAQIVGLPIPEFTEIGYNYKLSDIAAAILQVQLSRVDELLARRVAVAARYAELLADEPLLTLPHVPDDRTHAWQTFMVTLDSTVDRAAVATALRAQGIGSGHGTWATHLQPVFETKQSCPVSADLFARNLAIPMHAELELDQVERVATALRSALRANARPLASRGGAA
- a CDS encoding class I SAM-dependent methyltransferase; this encodes MNADEPTPDRILQLIFGYWATGVLGTAASHSLFTHLDAGVGTVEPLAARAGISVRGAQALLDGLVSLGLVEVRDGVYRNSAEAAAFLVEGRPTCLSAFAALKLGHLGSLAGLPDAVRDGGPANVATVEVVDNPHWENLVQAIAAQSVPVATIAADILRLADAGEVSILDVGGGSGVYSAIWLGLNPRARCTQLDWAPINSIARRLLAERGVGDRFASIDGDLHTADFGTAAYDVAVYSHIAHQEGPEDNMAVFAKLRAALKPGGTLVVNDYVVDDDRSGPPFALIFASEMLLKSRQGGTWRRAEYQSWLTKAGFDDVTFHPTPSPATLVIAR
- a CDS encoding type III polyketide synthase produces the protein MEETLAFAERIHAGKPQLPLALRLIQNTGVLKRHIVQPIDQTLHHPGLAERNRIYEIESKKRCPEVIEEALANAGVSVTDIDLIVYVSCTGFLMPSLTAWLINEMGFRSDTRQMPIAQLGCAAGGAAINRAHDFCTAYPDRNVLIVSCEFCSLCYQPVDDNIGALLSDGLFGDAVAAAVVRGIGGTGIALERNASYLIPNTQEWISYAVRATGFHFQLDRRVPGTMEPLAPVMRDLAAEHGWDIGHLDFYIVHAGGPRILDDLAKFLDVDRSMFRHSWATLTEHGNIASAVVLDAARRLFEEQALTPGATGVVAGFGPGITAEMAMGTWAVDPLAAIDLAALAGQRDLTPVTPVAAR
- a CDS encoding cupin domain-containing protein, with translation MTGLVVPPGQGRKLTTKAQEVTFKVTAADGSVASIFEVVVPPGFDVGAHTHGRSQEFFYVLEGTLDLFAFEPTERAGESWHDWESPDGTQVVRAGAGSCMFVPPGCPHAFRNPSDRPARMLFQSSPAPDHERYFEEICEIFAAGGTVDPDAVQRLRDRYDVRQITPLRYGPPVPAEPIGVSRGGS